The Flammeovirga kamogawensis genome includes a region encoding these proteins:
- a CDS encoding sulfatase-like hydrolase/transferase, translated as MKAKLFWTLLLTLCFCKVHASDDAPKKATVKKHKTPNLLIILTDEHNFRTLGIYKDLLLEKGLTEMANPWGVIPNYNTPFIDRIGKEGAVLTSMYASTPSCAPSRSSMFTGNYPQTTGVYRNGIGIKEDAQTIAKVLNKVGYTTGYSGKWHLENGDPKPGWNPPVSYHGFTDNRYMFNSGHWKKLTFETDGITPKVAEEKAKKAIATADKETYTTDWLANRTIEFIEENKTKPFMYVVSMPDPHTPNLVRAPYNDMYNKKNFHLPTTYSTTALRGTEYPKWVSQKQRFKEGYDSTKLIVDISRYHGAVKCIDDNVGRIIKKLEDEDLLDNTIIVFTSDHGDMLGELAHENKGTPYESSAKIPFVIRYPKMIKAGTVVNNAVNTTDWMDTFLAMIDVDNKYFNSMSTQGRDFSKLLKGENESTFEDITFVRFQFWVAAVTNRYKLVYDKSLTKPWFFDLEKDPTETTNLFDHPEYKGIISELSTKLLAYGDKTNDDIIHYEKLREMIVANSREQ; from the coding sequence ATGAAAGCAAAACTATTTTGGACTCTACTTCTAACATTATGTTTTTGTAAAGTACATGCATCAGATGATGCGCCTAAGAAAGCTACCGTAAAAAAGCATAAGACACCAAATTTATTGATTATACTCACAGATGAGCATAATTTTAGAACACTGGGTATTTACAAAGATCTATTACTAGAAAAAGGATTGACAGAAATGGCGAATCCGTGGGGTGTAATTCCAAATTATAATACACCATTTATTGATAGGATTGGAAAAGAAGGAGCAGTTTTAACGAGTATGTATGCATCAACACCTTCATGTGCTCCATCAAGAAGCTCTATGTTTACTGGAAATTACCCACAAACTACAGGTGTATATAGAAATGGAATAGGTATAAAAGAAGATGCACAAACAATTGCTAAGGTTTTGAATAAAGTAGGTTATACTACTGGGTATTCTGGAAAATGGCACTTAGAGAATGGTGATCCTAAACCAGGATGGAACCCTCCTGTAAGTTATCATGGTTTTACGGACAACAGGTATATGTTTAATAGTGGACATTGGAAAAAGCTAACCTTTGAAACAGATGGGATTACTCCTAAAGTTGCAGAAGAGAAAGCTAAAAAAGCAATTGCTACTGCAGACAAAGAAACATATACTACAGATTGGTTGGCAAATAGAACAATAGAGTTTATAGAAGAAAATAAAACTAAGCCATTTATGTATGTGGTAAGTATGCCAGACCCACATACACCTAATCTTGTTCGTGCACCTTATAATGACATGTACAATAAAAAAAATTTTCATTTACCAACTACTTATTCAACCACTGCATTAAGAGGTACTGAATACCCTAAATGGGTGAGCCAAAAACAAAGGTTTAAAGAAGGGTATGATTCTACCAAATTAATTGTTGATATTTCAAGATACCATGGAGCAGTAAAATGTATTGATGATAATGTAGGAAGAATAATCAAAAAGCTAGAAGACGAAGATTTATTAGACAATACGATTATTGTTTTCACTTCAGATCATGGTGATATGCTTGGTGAACTTGCTCACGAAAATAAAGGCACTCCATACGAGAGTTCTGCTAAAATTCCTTTTGTAATTAGGTATCCAAAGATGATTAAAGCTGGTACAGTGGTGAACAATGCAGTGAACACTACTGACTGGATGGATACATTTTTAGCTATGATTGATGTAGACAATAAATACTTCAACTCAATGTCTACACAAGGTAGAGACTTCTCAAAATTACTAAAAGGAGAAAATGAAAGTACTTTTGAAGATATCACTTTTGTAAGATTTCAATTTTGGGTTGCAGCGGTTACTAATCGTTATAAATTAGTCTATGATAAATCGTTAACTAAGCCATGGTTTTTTGATTTAGAGAAAGACCCAACCGAAACAACCAACCTATTTGATCATCCTGAATACAAGGGAATTATCTCAGAATTATCTACAAAACTATTGGCCTATGGTGACAAAACCAATGATGATATCATTCATTATGAAAAATTAAGGGAAATGATAGTAGCTAATAGTCGAGAACAATAA
- a CDS encoding sulfatase-like hydrolase/transferase, whose product MMNWRNKIFFLVIIQLITLNTTFVNAQEEQQLNVLFIAIDDINDWIGPLGGNPQAITPNIDKFCNEGAVIFNNAVCAAPICGPSRSAILSGFMPNKTGVYGNSTNMIYSKIVKENATLPEYFSNNGYYTLSNGKIFHKHATEYGVDFGHWAFDEHARARRYMKDSPNPNTLYSAKNGCINGEKKEEYKANAKLSWGPTKKTFEETVDYKVANWTKKQLEKNFDTPFFMAVGLIKPHLPWFVPKDFFEMYAVDSIQPPKVNTNDLNDILNPDGSLLHQPSKEYKWIKKHGLEKEATRAYLANISYADACLGVIFDALEKSKYANNTIVVIWGDHGWHLGEKQRYLKSTLWNEVTKTPFIVRMPNMKTPVYCSRTVSLIDIFPTLNNLCNLPIKENLDGHDFSSLLLDPTAKWDYPGVTISATGTSVTDETWHYIHNLSGAEELYNLKDDPLEWTNLINDPKYKAIIESLKKWVPSGRIVAPKKRYKKPKNYVDAAADSTIKPSRILSVNQ is encoded by the coding sequence ATGATGAACTGGCGAAATAAGATTTTTTTTCTGGTGATAATTCAATTAATCACCCTCAATACCACGTTTGTAAATGCTCAAGAAGAGCAACAATTAAATGTCCTTTTTATTGCTATAGATGATATTAATGATTGGATTGGGCCGTTGGGAGGAAACCCACAAGCTATTACTCCAAATATTGATAAATTTTGCAATGAAGGTGCTGTTATTTTTAATAATGCAGTTTGTGCTGCTCCAATTTGTGGACCCTCTAGATCTGCAATTTTATCTGGGTTTATGCCCAACAAAACAGGTGTATATGGTAATTCTACCAATATGATCTACTCTAAAATTGTGAAAGAGAATGCCACACTACCAGAATACTTTTCTAATAATGGCTATTATACTTTATCAAATGGTAAAATTTTTCATAAACATGCCACAGAATATGGAGTTGATTTTGGGCATTGGGCTTTTGATGAGCACGCTAGAGCGAGACGTTATATGAAAGACAGCCCGAACCCAAATACACTATATAGTGCTAAAAATGGCTGCATTAATGGCGAGAAAAAAGAAGAATACAAAGCTAATGCAAAACTTAGTTGGGGACCTACAAAAAAAACTTTTGAAGAAACTGTAGATTACAAAGTAGCTAATTGGACCAAAAAACAATTAGAAAAAAACTTTGACACTCCTTTCTTTATGGCTGTTGGACTTATAAAGCCTCATTTACCTTGGTTTGTACCCAAAGATTTTTTTGAAATGTATGCTGTAGATTCTATTCAACCTCCTAAAGTAAATACAAACGATTTAAATGATATTCTAAATCCAGATGGTTCTCTTTTACATCAACCTTCAAAAGAATATAAATGGATAAAAAAACATGGATTAGAAAAAGAAGCCACAAGAGCATACTTAGCAAATATCTCATATGCTGATGCTTGTTTAGGAGTAATTTTCGATGCTTTAGAAAAGAGTAAATATGCCAATAACACTATTGTTGTTATTTGGGGGGATCATGGTTGGCACCTAGGAGAAAAGCAACGTTATTTAAAAAGTACCCTTTGGAATGAAGTAACAAAAACTCCTTTTATTGTACGAATGCCAAATATGAAAACACCTGTTTATTGTAGTCGAACGGTAAGTTTAATAGATATATTTCCTACTTTAAATAACCTGTGTAACTTACCTATAAAAGAGAATTTGGATGGACACGATTTTTCTAGCTTACTTTTAGATCCCACTGCAAAATGGGATTATCCTGGAGTAACTATTTCTGCCACTGGTACATCTGTAACAGATGAAACATGGCATTATATCCACAACCTTTCTGGTGCAGAAGAATTGTATAACCTTAAAGATGATCCTTTAGAATGGACAAACCTTATTAATGATCCAAAGTATAAAGCTATAATTGAAAGCCTAAAAAAATGGGTTCCTTCAGGAAGAATTGTAGCACCAAAGAAGCGGTATAAAAAGCCTAAAAATTATGTTGATGCTGCAGCAGATTCTACAATAAAACCTAGTAGAATATTGAGTGTTAATCAATAA
- a CDS encoding outer membrane protein assembly factor BamB family protein — protein sequence MNLKTKYLKFIIALLLLPVMLFAKEKPKKGIVSFYTDYTISLVRNAHIDGGNYIVANSYEGTILVFTESGKRVWENKLSGFANHDVWCEDITGNGTDEILTANADGNLYVLNAKGKLMWQYQPSETPLTAVTVMNGKSGKYIVTGGMDKNLYYLSTTGKVLKTIAAVDYSIDKPWGKKTEKVSPKLKEHTANFLRKATYKNNEEVLVLHGTINQNSSTGSIYLFKADADLPFKKIKVGEKGTVGDLRIADTNNDGVDELFLGASGMIQTAKITKIDLASSEKIKPSYYKFQQSFRKQLDHFGYRVVQTEWVTDGKTEKLLTLFGTRIILQPASLEVEKAEILATSYSYNDLWKDTSNGKIILASAQSGGSCIHIINTKVPSWKKEYIALQPKGKLAKIIQNTADFRTSIQSFKKGKWEGKGQDVYFMTESVKEGNQEVIERIAKTNASPYFLKSQHIAKVENWDRSAFGNEVYEKKRDGRKKYVNSQEQMLNTLLPLYKNNPGIAYWGGHGNDPLMISLDTEKKVIDAGGKEKKLVMIFPELEHYDENFEYYLNNYLYPLAEYSEGKNANIYVRSKHTFWQAIIYKPMWNGLLSGKYAEVFVPSMEETTDKSMDLSVAGKMGIWASGATESWGARGARDNASYYRLRQHSHQMVPNHFLRMLVYNIASGAQYINNFPVDQKYISVLYEMVANGVIYVPKKSEIVSFNPVHLSMTAPNPVYLNEGNNAKWTTFYSKEHEEANKMVFSRLNGSWPASPVRHYDFSAYASGSKERRLDFLPKYSNGLVLITPPQEGVYADKDAPRGKLEDHLHPMYKGNLQEFITDGKDYISADGKEHYPADKYYTNVAKAIAEGAKKLPIIVSGDVAWVAVQTDKKHLRLTLIDNGYINPNDRLAEVTFNGIKVTKITDVVNKKEYKVKGNKTSIDVPCGLFRFIDVELSEEMKQTM from the coding sequence ATGAATTTGAAAACGAAATATCTAAAATTTATAATAGCATTACTTCTATTACCAGTGATGTTATTTGCAAAAGAAAAACCAAAGAAAGGAATTGTAAGTTTTTATACAGACTATACAATCAGTTTAGTACGCAATGCTCATATTGATGGAGGGAATTATATTGTTGCAAATAGTTATGAAGGAACAATTTTAGTTTTTACAGAAAGTGGTAAAAGAGTTTGGGAAAACAAGCTATCAGGTTTTGCCAATCATGATGTTTGGTGCGAAGATATTACTGGCAATGGTACAGACGAGATACTAACTGCAAATGCTGATGGTAACCTTTATGTTTTAAATGCAAAAGGCAAATTAATGTGGCAATATCAACCGTCAGAAACACCACTAACAGCTGTAACAGTAATGAACGGCAAAAGTGGAAAATACATTGTTACTGGCGGAATGGATAAGAACTTGTATTACCTTTCTACTACGGGTAAAGTTCTTAAAACAATTGCTGCTGTAGATTATTCTATTGATAAACCATGGGGTAAAAAAACAGAAAAAGTTTCTCCTAAGTTAAAAGAACATACCGCAAATTTTCTTCGTAAAGCAACGTATAAAAACAACGAAGAGGTACTTGTTTTGCATGGTACTATAAACCAAAATAGCTCTACAGGTTCTATTTATCTTTTTAAAGCTGATGCAGATTTACCCTTTAAGAAGATTAAAGTTGGGGAAAAAGGAACAGTAGGAGATTTAAGAATTGCAGATACTAATAATGATGGTGTAGATGAACTATTTTTAGGTGCTTCTGGGATGATTCAAACAGCAAAAATCACAAAAATTGATTTAGCATCTAGTGAAAAAATAAAACCTTCTTATTATAAATTTCAGCAGAGTTTTAGAAAACAACTTGATCATTTTGGCTACAGAGTAGTACAAACAGAATGGGTGACAGATGGGAAAACAGAGAAACTATTGACCCTTTTTGGAACAAGAATAATTCTTCAACCAGCATCTTTAGAAGTAGAGAAAGCGGAAATTTTAGCTACTAGTTATTCGTATAATGATTTATGGAAAGATACCTCTAATGGTAAAATTATATTAGCAAGTGCTCAAAGTGGGGGGAGTTGTATTCATATTATTAATACAAAAGTACCTTCATGGAAAAAGGAATATATTGCTTTACAACCTAAAGGAAAACTTGCCAAAATTATACAGAATACAGCTGATTTTAGAACAAGTATCCAATCTTTTAAAAAAGGAAAATGGGAAGGAAAAGGTCAGGATGTTTATTTTATGACGGAATCTGTTAAAGAGGGAAATCAAGAAGTAATTGAACGAATAGCAAAAACAAATGCATCTCCTTATTTCTTAAAAAGTCAGCATATAGCTAAAGTTGAAAATTGGGACAGATCAGCTTTTGGTAATGAAGTTTATGAGAAGAAACGTGATGGCCGTAAAAAGTATGTCAACTCTCAGGAGCAAATGTTGAATACATTACTTCCTTTATATAAAAATAATCCAGGAATTGCTTATTGGGGTGGTCATGGAAATGATCCTCTGATGATAAGTTTAGACACAGAAAAGAAAGTAATTGATGCTGGAGGAAAAGAGAAGAAATTAGTAATGATCTTCCCTGAATTAGAACATTATGATGAAAACTTCGAATATTACCTCAATAACTATTTGTATCCACTTGCAGAATATTCTGAAGGAAAGAATGCGAATATTTACGTACGTTCTAAACATACATTTTGGCAAGCAATTATCTATAAACCAATGTGGAATGGACTACTTTCTGGAAAATATGCAGAGGTTTTTGTTCCATCTATGGAAGAAACAACTGATAAATCTATGGATTTAAGTGTTGCTGGTAAAATGGGTATTTGGGCAAGTGGTGCAACAGAAAGCTGGGGTGCAAGAGGAGCAAGAGATAATGCAAGTTATTATAGATTGAGACAACATTCTCATCAGATGGTTCCCAATCACTTTTTAAGAATGTTAGTGTATAATATTGCAAGTGGTGCTCAATACATAAATAATTTTCCTGTAGATCAGAAATACATTAGTGTATTGTATGAAATGGTAGCTAATGGAGTAATTTACGTACCTAAAAAATCTGAAATAGTAAGTTTCAACCCTGTTCATTTAAGTATGACTGCCCCTAACCCTGTGTATTTAAATGAAGGGAATAATGCAAAATGGACAACATTTTATTCAAAAGAGCATGAAGAAGCAAACAAAATGGTGTTCTCTAGATTAAATGGTTCTTGGCCTGCATCACCTGTAAGGCATTATGATTTTTCTGCATATGCTTCTGGATCTAAAGAAAGAAGGTTAGATTTTCTGCCTAAATATTCTAACGGTTTAGTATTAATTACTCCACCTCAAGAAGGAGTTTATGCAGATAAAGATGCTCCAAGAGGAAAATTAGAAGATCACTTGCACCCTATGTATAAAGGAAATTTGCAAGAGTTTATTACTGATGGAAAGGACTACATTTCTGCAGATGGAAAAGAACATTATCCAGCAGATAAATACTATACAAATGTAGCTAAAGCGATAGCAGAAGGAGCTAAAAAGTTACCAATAATCGTATCAGGAGATGTAGCATGGGTGGCTGTGCAAACGGATAAAAAACATCTTCGCTTAACATTAATCGATAATGGTTATATAAACCCTAATGATCGTTTAGCAGAAGTTACTTTTAACGGTATAAAAGTAACTAAAATTACAGATGTTGTAAATAAGAAAGAATATAAAGTTAAAGGAAATAAGACATCAATTGATGTTCCGTGTGGACTGTTTAGATTTATAGATGTTGAATTATCTGAAGAGATGAAGCAAACAATGTAA
- a CDS encoding CHAT domain-containing protein, giving the protein MISINIKYLLATLCYFYFLTTPFAQENTEIYNDSIRSYIDQGKFQEATVTIEKWVKEARNNYTASSVRLLIPLVTAGKAYILMQEFSKGIDYMEEALGIMKETTGWLYPDYAIATNYLITGKLLLKEVDDVPYLLKEINLIHEKTIGKNNLNYAQALFNQGLYESILGNYDLAEENYLAAIQLSKQFPVKRIYMLFEVYLNQIYLHSSNTEQVITNLLLLKKKAEDLDYTNSFVYTRILLVLGDAYKKNTEYGKATLIYNLCERKVAKIFGPNHNAFANVLTRIASIYMLQSKYSVAKVLLKKANKIYEEDQNQLSRHNTVMLNLTALYIKEGKYDKAQLYFDKVALTINRDIENQNYFSINKARFEMLDGNYIDAELILSELVNNLKKENLQSTPNYAQAISMLIDLSVILGRINRAEILLNEWTTFLTENTMERTNWYFRAMITKAKILSSQEQYTASIALLEEVDSQLYQQFKKAHFLNIRLNILLGENYHKLVKLDKAKFYYQKSITVAGKLQFYEKNAVTLKTKEVLLTIDVEEGNYQDKEKQYLEILSASKKDILFHTRTQSDLATLYARTGNWKAAEKLIIEAVNQRLNLYRSTLNYSSENEKRLYLKKTRYVFETFYALIMMEGENTLPALSELCYNLQIQYKNFFLDEGKNRKKEVIDFRSERKKYDFPTYLTQMDHMRSQVASLNFMSPKQRTSLNADGLEIMDRVNNLEKALVFAADAFADTVYVQNLDTWKDIQSKLEANDIAIEIIKVSDKNKVKTKYFALIVTYNNSSPTMIDIGNSELLENQVYKEYKTAMVSKSRSLVLNTAPSKRVNTYNALWSPIKNKIASDVQKIYISCDGVYNLININTLKNPTTQKYVIEEDFILPLTSTSELLIDSPSKIKNKTALMIGNPTFQNYGTQNSSRGEEEFDEEEMLIELDELPGTEIEINNAASLLKSKGWQVTTVMKDAATEAYVKNIETSPEVLHIATHGFFISDIPYGISNNVLLRSGLFFTEITNKRENIEAAYSTGIDGILTAYEVKSLNLSNTELLILSACQTGVSEITEGEGVSGLQSAFSIAGANSIVMSLWSVDDNATQMLMNNFYERWTATNDKYTAFRLAQLDIMQKYSKPYYWGAFIMVN; this is encoded by the coding sequence ATGATTTCAATAAATATAAAATACTTACTTGCTACACTTTGCTACTTCTATTTTTTAACAACGCCTTTTGCACAAGAAAATACAGAGATATATAATGATTCAATTCGGTCTTATATTGATCAAGGTAAATTTCAAGAAGCTACCGTTACAATAGAAAAATGGGTAAAAGAAGCCCGCAACAATTATACAGCATCTTCTGTAAGGTTATTAATTCCTTTAGTAACTGCAGGGAAAGCATATATCCTTATGCAAGAATTTTCTAAGGGAATTGATTATATGGAAGAGGCTTTAGGTATTATGAAAGAAACAACGGGTTGGCTATACCCTGATTATGCTATTGCTACAAACTATTTAATAACAGGGAAATTACTTCTTAAAGAGGTTGATGACGTACCTTACTTACTAAAAGAAATTAATCTAATTCACGAAAAAACAATTGGTAAGAATAATTTAAATTATGCTCAAGCACTCTTTAATCAAGGTTTATATGAATCAATTTTAGGAAATTACGATTTAGCTGAAGAAAATTATTTGGCTGCAATTCAACTCTCTAAACAATTTCCTGTTAAAAGAATATACATGCTTTTTGAGGTGTACCTCAACCAGATATACCTACATTCCTCTAATACAGAGCAAGTAATTACTAATTTATTACTTCTTAAAAAGAAGGCTGAAGACCTCGATTATACTAACTCTTTTGTTTATACAAGAATACTATTAGTTCTAGGTGATGCGTATAAAAAAAATACAGAATATGGCAAAGCAACTTTAATATATAACCTATGTGAGCGAAAAGTAGCAAAAATTTTTGGTCCAAATCATAATGCCTTTGCAAATGTTCTTACCAGAATTGCCAGTATTTATATGCTTCAGTCTAAATATTCTGTAGCAAAAGTATTACTTAAAAAAGCCAATAAAATCTATGAAGAAGATCAAAATCAATTGTCTCGCCATAATACTGTAATGCTAAATCTTACTGCTCTTTATATTAAAGAAGGCAAGTACGATAAAGCACAACTTTACTTTGATAAGGTAGCCCTTACTATCAATAGAGATATTGAAAACCAAAATTATTTTAGCATAAATAAGGCTCGTTTTGAGATGCTAGATGGTAATTATATTGATGCCGAACTGATACTTTCTGAGCTTGTCAATAATTTAAAAAAAGAGAACCTTCAATCTACCCCCAATTATGCACAAGCTATCTCTATGCTAATTGATCTATCTGTAATTCTAGGTAGAATAAACCGTGCAGAAATTCTTTTAAATGAATGGACTACTTTCTTAACTGAGAATACCATGGAAAGAACAAATTGGTATTTCAGAGCTATGATTACAAAAGCTAAAATTTTATCCTCACAAGAACAGTATACAGCCTCTATTGCTTTATTAGAAGAAGTAGATAGCCAACTCTACCAACAATTTAAGAAGGCTCATTTTTTAAATATCAGATTAAATATTCTCTTAGGAGAGAACTATCATAAGCTAGTAAAACTAGACAAGGCAAAGTTTTATTATCAGAAAAGCATAACCGTTGCAGGTAAACTTCAATTCTATGAGAAAAATGCGGTTACCTTAAAAACCAAAGAAGTTTTACTTACAATAGATGTTGAAGAGGGTAACTATCAAGATAAAGAAAAACAGTACTTAGAAATTCTTAGTGCTTCAAAAAAAGACATCTTATTCCATACCAGAACTCAGAGCGATCTAGCAACTTTATATGCTAGAACTGGGAATTGGAAAGCAGCAGAAAAGTTAATTATTGAAGCTGTAAACCAACGTTTAAACTTATATAGAAGCACATTAAACTATTCTAGTGAAAATGAAAAGCGTCTTTACCTTAAAAAAACACGCTATGTTTTCGAAACTTTTTATGCCTTAATAATGATGGAAGGTGAAAATACTTTACCTGCCTTATCTGAGCTTTGTTACAACCTACAAATTCAATACAAAAACTTTTTTTTAGACGAGGGAAAAAACCGAAAAAAAGAAGTTATTGATTTTAGGTCTGAACGTAAAAAATATGATTTCCCTACCTATCTCACTCAAATGGATCACATGCGTTCACAAGTTGCATCTCTAAACTTTATGTCTCCTAAACAACGTACTTCTTTAAATGCAGATGGACTAGAAATTATGGATAGAGTAAACAATTTAGAAAAGGCTTTGGTATTTGCTGCTGATGCTTTTGCTGATACCGTTTACGTCCAGAATTTAGATACTTGGAAAGATATTCAATCAAAATTAGAGGCCAACGATATTGCTATTGAAATCATTAAAGTTTCTGATAAAAATAAGGTCAAAACTAAATATTTTGCTTTGATTGTTACTTATAACAACTCCTCTCCTACAATGATTGATATTGGAAATTCGGAGCTTCTAGAAAATCAAGTATATAAAGAATATAAAACTGCTATGGTTTCCAAGTCACGTAGTTTAGTTTTGAATACAGCTCCTAGTAAAAGAGTAAATACATACAATGCATTATGGTCGCCTATTAAAAATAAAATAGCATCAGATGTGCAAAAAATCTATATAAGTTGTGATGGTGTATACAACCTTATCAACATAAATACACTAAAAAACCCAACTACACAGAAGTATGTAATCGAAGAAGATTTTATACTTCCGCTTACTTCTACGAGTGAGTTATTAATTGATTCTCCTTCAAAAATTAAAAACAAAACGGCATTAATGATCGGGAATCCAACATTTCAAAACTATGGTACTCAAAATTCTAGCAGAGGAGAAGAAGAATTTGATGAGGAAGAAATGTTGATAGAATTGGATGAATTACCAGGTACAGAAATTGAAATTAACAATGCTGCTAGTTTATTAAAAAGTAAAGGTTGGCAGGTAACTACTGTAATGAAAGATGCTGCTACAGAAGCATATGTTAAAAATATTGAGACATCTCCAGAGGTACTTCACATTGCTACACATGGTTTTTTTATTAGTGATATTCCGTATGGCATTTCAAATAATGTACTACTCAGATCTGGTCTTTTCTTTACAGAAATTACAAACAAAAGAGAGAATATAGAAGCTGCCTATTCAACTGGTATTGATGGTATTTTAACAGCGTATGAGGTTAAGAGTTTAAATTTATCGAATACTGAATTATTAATATTGTCTGCCTGCCAAACGGGTGTTTCAGAAATTACAGAGGGAGAAGGTGTATCTGGTTTACAATCTGCTTTTAGCATTGCAGGTGCCAATAGCATTGTCATGAGCCTTTGGAGTGTTGACGATAATGCTACCCAAATGCTTATGAATAATTTCTACGAAAGATGGACCGCTACAAACGATAAATATACTGCCTTTAGGCTTGCACAATTAGACATAATGCAAAAATATTCTAAGCCGTATTATTGGGGTGCTTTTATTATGGTTAACTAA
- a CDS encoding sulfatase, which yields MKNLLILFSFISTLFFSNSLLAQSKKDSKPNVLFIMVDDMNDWVNAFGGHPQAITPNIDKVAKKGIMFKNAYCSAPLCNPSRTSLLTGLRPSTTGVYGNVEHFRDEEGFADIVTLPQHFGANGYTTVASGKIFHSPRGNKEVPKPGSDPGSFQTEKYSKLGTTFPDKSLRQSHGINFDQKGIKKNFKKAFDWYGIEDTTEETNDWQNAEYCADFLKENHDKPFFLACGIFRPHLPWYAPKKYFDMYDVETIKLPAVIENDLNDLGKGGNKLASPTLHRELVEKGLWKEAVRAYLASLTFADECVGQVIDALDNSQYKDNTIIVIMGDHGWHLGEKEFWGKNTLWERSAKTPLIIFDPRTKGGKQVTTIVSLLDIYPTLTEMCGLPQNKSNEGSSIYDLVKNPKKKSNKMAVTSKDKGFHTIRSNQYRYISYPDGTEELYDHNIDPNEWENVVKKDNYKDALDLMRAALKEKISVSN from the coding sequence ATGAAAAATCTACTTATACTTTTTAGCTTTATATCGACTTTATTTTTTAGTAATTCACTACTTGCTCAATCTAAAAAAGACAGTAAACCTAATGTCTTATTTATTATGGTTGATGATATGAATGATTGGGTAAATGCTTTTGGAGGACATCCGCAAGCAATTACACCTAACATTGATAAAGTGGCAAAAAAAGGCATCATGTTTAAAAATGCCTATTGCTCTGCACCTCTTTGTAATCCTTCTAGAACAAGTTTGCTTACAGGTTTAAGACCATCGACAACAGGTGTATATGGCAATGTAGAACATTTTAGAGATGAAGAAGGTTTTGCTGATATAGTTACTTTACCACAGCATTTTGGAGCAAATGGTTATACTACTGTAGCATCAGGTAAGATTTTCCATAGCCCTAGAGGAAATAAAGAAGTACCAAAACCAGGTAGTGACCCTGGGTCTTTCCAAACAGAAAAGTACTCTAAGTTAGGAACAACTTTTCCTGATAAATCTCTTAGACAATCGCATGGAATTAATTTTGATCAAAAGGGTATTAAAAAGAACTTTAAAAAAGCTTTTGATTGGTACGGTATTGAAGATACCACAGAGGAAACAAACGATTGGCAAAATGCTGAATATTGTGCCGATTTCTTAAAAGAAAATCACGATAAACCCTTCTTCTTAGCTTGTGGAATTTTCCGTCCACATTTACCTTGGTATGCTCCAAAAAAATATTTTGACATGTATGATGTTGAGACAATTAAACTTCCTGCTGTTATTGAAAACGATTTGAATGACTTGGGTAAAGGTGGAAATAAATTAGCAAGCCCTACTTTGCACCGCGAGCTTGTAGAAAAAGGACTTTGGAAAGAGGCTGTTAGAGCTTACTTAGCAAGTTTAACTTTTGCCGATGAATGTGTTGGGCAAGTTATAGATGCATTAGACAATAGCCAATATAAAGACAATACTATTATTGTAATTATGGGCGACCACGGTTGGCATCTTGGCGAAAAAGAGTTCTGGGGTAAGAATACATTATGGGAACGTTCTGCAAAAACACCATTAATTATTTTTGATCCTAGAACTAAGGGAGGAAAGCAAGTAACAACTATTGTTTCTTTATTGGATATCTACCCTACCTTAACAGAGATGTGTGGGCTCCCTCAAAATAAATCAAATGAAGGTAGTAGTATTTATGATTTAGTGAAAAACCCAAAAAAGAAATCAAACAAAATGGCTGTTACGTCAAAAGATAAAGGTTTCCACACTATTCGTTCTAATCAATATAGATATATTTCTTACCCTGATGGTACTGAGGAATTATACGACCATAACATTGATCCTAATGAATGGGAAAATGTGGTTAAAAAAGACAATTATAAGGATGCTTTAGACCTTATGAGAGCTGCATTGAAAGAAAAGATTTCTGTTAGCAACTAA